The following proteins are encoded in a genomic region of Reichenbachiella sp.:
- a CDS encoding pentapeptide repeat-containing protein — translation MKEGFEFFLEEYVEKKQIAYDETNEIRIEVSTDKAEEIVVFFITLQEKIIETNEKSPVSVHMYSKKISSNILLFGFEANFAINFYNIEFDAWLDFENAVFKENVRFHECDFYACNFENTTFESLVDFYQSHFHNDTKFSLTDFLDRAIFSETVFHEGVIFIYIRPGSDTFISFERATFKKGLDLSRSNLNNANLQFFGMRMEEDKIEVLLMIPFYTNSKHKNIQSAQNFRETYRLIKHEHEKTSNSVESIRYKILELKAYKYELKLSKNYQFWKKQYWRRGQDRASLFLNRVSNSYGTNWARAFLFTIGFALLFLTIYYLIFRFDSHVEQIPDFGMVVNSLLYLFILTKWDFMSFYSYYCNYEPDWVLSWLFITRLVIGYGVFQFVQAFRRLNRK, via the coding sequence ATGAAGGAAGGATTTGAATTTTTTTTAGAAGAATATGTAGAGAAAAAGCAAATAGCGTATGATGAAACAAATGAAATTAGAATAGAAGTTTCTACTGATAAAGCAGAAGAGATTGTTGTTTTTTTTATCACTCTTCAAGAAAAAATAATCGAAACAAACGAGAAGAGTCCTGTTTCAGTACATATGTACTCTAAGAAAATCAGCTCAAACATATTGTTATTCGGTTTTGAAGCAAATTTTGCTATTAATTTCTATAACATCGAGTTTGATGCATGGTTGGACTTTGAAAACGCTGTATTCAAGGAGAATGTTAGGTTTCATGAATGTGACTTTTATGCCTGTAATTTTGAAAACACAACATTTGAAAGTCTTGTAGATTTCTATCAATCACACTTTCATAATGATACAAAATTTTCGCTCACAGATTTTCTAGATAGAGCAATTTTTTCTGAAACAGTTTTTCATGAAGGAGTAATATTTATTTATATCAGGCCTGGGTCTGACACTTTCATATCTTTTGAGAGAGCCACTTTTAAAAAGGGGCTTGACCTATCTCGATCAAATTTAAACAATGCAAATCTTCAATTTTTTGGAATGAGAATGGAAGAGGATAAAATTGAGGTACTGTTAATGATTCCGTTTTATACTAACTCAAAGCATAAGAATATTCAATCTGCTCAAAATTTTAGAGAGACCTATAGGCTTATTAAACATGAGCATGAGAAAACTTCTAATAGTGTAGAATCTATTAGATACAAAATACTTGAGCTTAAAGCATATAAATATGAATTAAAATTAAGTAAAAACTATCAATTTTGGAAAAAGCAGTATTGGAGGAGGGGACAGGATAGGGCTTCACTTTTTTTAAACAGAGTGTCTAATTCTTATGGTACAAATTGGGCTAGAGCATTTTTATTTACAATTGGTTTTGCACTGCTTTTTTTAACTATCTATTACCTGATATTTAGATTTGACTCCCATGTCGAACAAATCCCAGATTTCGGTATGGTCGTAAATTCGCTTTTATACCTATTTATCTTGACAAAATGGGACTTTATGAGCTTTTATTCTTATTACTGCAATTATGAGCCAGATTGGGTTTTGTCATGGTTATTTATAACTCGGCTGGTAATAGGATATGGGGTCTTTCAGTTTGTTCAAGCATTCAGAAGATTGAATAGGAAATAG
- a CDS encoding Hsp70 family protein, whose translation MIVGIDLGTTKSVIGYWHENKPRIVQARGTQSLPSEVFFLNDKVAVGHQPTEKEYTYVAGFKRHLGRDQTIRINSTQRTHPQYVAAIILKELVSLAELDMKEMGYEEQVDEAVIAIPSHFDISQRRATLEAASIAGLKVKRLINEATASALEYTRNRNIGEKLLVIDLGGGTLDLSYIETISEDKEPDSAALQVLRIEGDTFLGGLDFDLKIRNWLQEQLLEQFGTENIDQALKESGTKTDHDLQKEIAEKKKRLSDQKEIRLHVPAGIIKNGVEILPEFILTREKFLDITEPLMKRIVTKVKPLLNSENKTKVLLLGRAGHTYGLKSYLEEKLNITCYRDLDAETCVAKGAIIQSAIFTGALKERLVMEVLQDNYGVELEDNGYHIFLHKGKIIPANAAYEFQPNNKEATELRVNILKGGHAKASKNTLVQTIVIKRPSDKDQNKIKIDFKMNTDMVLEVDIQGSSFIISSPDGLSNDEVSKYKQSISKKSN comes from the coding sequence ATGATTGTTGGCATTGATCTGGGTACGACTAAATCTGTCATTGGCTACTGGCACGAGAATAAACCTAGAATCGTTCAAGCCAGAGGCACTCAAAGCTTACCCTCAGAAGTTTTTTTCTTAAATGACAAAGTTGCGGTTGGGCATCAACCCACAGAAAAGGAATACACCTATGTGGCCGGATTCAAAAGGCATCTTGGAAGAGATCAGACTATCCGTATAAACTCAACACAAAGAACTCATCCACAATATGTAGCAGCCATTATTCTCAAGGAGCTCGTATCTCTCGCAGAATTGGACATGAAAGAGATGGGTTATGAAGAACAAGTAGACGAGGCTGTTATCGCCATTCCATCCCATTTTGATATATCCCAGAGGAGAGCCACATTGGAGGCGGCCTCCATTGCAGGTTTAAAGGTGAAAAGATTGATTAATGAAGCCACTGCTTCAGCATTAGAATATACAAGAAATCGCAACATTGGTGAAAAGTTATTGGTCATAGACCTTGGAGGTGGCACCTTAGACCTTTCTTACATTGAAACCATAAGTGAAGATAAAGAGCCAGACTCAGCTGCTCTACAAGTTTTAAGAATCGAAGGCGATACATTTCTTGGTGGTCTGGATTTTGACCTCAAAATAAGAAATTGGCTCCAGGAGCAACTATTGGAGCAATTTGGCACAGAAAACATTGACCAAGCACTAAAAGAAAGCGGCACAAAAACAGACCATGACCTTCAAAAGGAAATAGCCGAGAAGAAGAAACGGTTAAGTGATCAAAAAGAAATTAGACTTCATGTACCCGCTGGAATTATCAAAAACGGTGTTGAAATATTACCAGAGTTCATATTAACAAGAGAGAAATTCCTAGACATTACTGAACCTTTGATGAAACGAATCGTGACCAAGGTCAAGCCGCTTCTCAATTCAGAAAACAAGACCAAAGTACTATTGTTAGGCCGTGCAGGACACACCTATGGGCTTAAATCATACCTAGAAGAAAAACTCAATATTACTTGTTATCGAGATCTAGACGCGGAGACTTGTGTGGCCAAAGGCGCTATTATTCAAAGTGCCATTTTTACTGGCGCATTGAAAGAAAGACTGGTTATGGAAGTGCTTCAAGACAATTATGGTGTTGAGCTAGAAGATAATGGCTATCATATATTTCTCCATAAAGGAAAAATCATTCCGGCCAATGCAGCCTATGAGTTTCAGCCCAATAATAAAGAGGCAACTGAATTAAGGGTAAATATTTTAAAGGGAGGGCATGCAAAAGCATCAAAAAATACCTTAGTTCAAACGATTGTCATAAAAAGGCCGTCTGACAAAGATCAGAATAAAATAAAAATAGACTTCAAAATGAATACGGATATGGTTCTTGAGGTTGATATACAAGGATCAAGTTTCATCATTTCTTCACCAGATGGTTTAAGCAATGATGAGGTAAGTAAATACAAGCAAAGCATCTCTAAAAAGAGCAACTAA
- a CDS encoding AraC family transcriptional regulator: MKLYIKYMVSLRCKMMVKEELLKLGLHYVVVDLGMIEILEDITPEQRLQLKQNLMKSGLELLDDKKSILIEKIKNLIIEMIHYTDELPKVNYSDYISEKLGYDYTYLANIFSEVKGITIQQFIILHKIERVKELLIYDELNLTEISYKLHYSSVAHLSNQFKKITGLTPTFYKQLKNKRKANLEDL, translated from the coding sequence ATGAAGTTATACATCAAGTACATGGTCAGTTTGCGGTGCAAAATGATGGTTAAAGAAGAGCTTCTGAAGCTCGGGCTTCACTATGTGGTTGTTGACCTTGGGATGATTGAAATTTTAGAGGACATCACTCCTGAGCAAAGACTTCAGCTAAAGCAGAACCTGATGAAGTCAGGGCTAGAATTGCTTGATGACAAAAAAAGCATATTAATAGAAAAGATTAAGAATTTAATCATTGAGATGATTCACTATACTGATGAATTGCCAAAGGTTAATTATTCTGACTACATAAGCGAAAAATTGGGATATGACTATACCTATCTGGCTAATATTTTTTCAGAAGTAAAAGGCATTACTATTCAGCAGTTTATCATCTTGCACAAAATAGAACGAGTGAAGGAGTTACTTATTTATGATGAGCTCAATCTGACCGAAATTTCTTATAAGTTACACTACAGCAGTGTCGCACATCTGTCCAATCAATTCAAAAAAATCACGGGATTGACACCTACTTTCTACAAGCAACTCAAAAATAAGCGAAAAGCTAATTTGGAGGATTTATAG
- a CDS encoding prohibitin family protein: MRAIDNSDINDIKNVFYNSNWRKLFIVGLVLVLVFLFKPWVQVGAGERGIVQNFGAVQDQVLNEGIHFLLPVMQTAILMDVKIQKAITDAASASSDLQDVALSVALNYHIIPDKANIVYQTIGVQFKERIIDPAIQEVMKAVSARYTAEELITKRPAVSTEMQESLTTRLLASNISVDAFSIISFSFSQTFTDAIEAKQTAEQNALKAKRDLDRIKVEAQQTIAAATAEAEALRLQKMNISPDLIELRKIEANLKAIEKWDGILPKVTGAGAIPFIGVEKVLSKK, from the coding sequence ATGAGAGCCATAGATAACTCAGATATAAATGATATCAAAAATGTTTTTTACAATAGTAATTGGAGGAAGTTATTCATTGTAGGGTTAGTTCTGGTCTTGGTTTTTTTGTTTAAACCATGGGTTCAAGTTGGAGCTGGAGAGAGAGGGATCGTTCAGAATTTTGGGGCTGTTCAGGATCAAGTCTTGAATGAAGGAATTCACTTTCTTCTGCCTGTGATGCAAACGGCTATTTTGATGGATGTAAAGATTCAAAAGGCCATCACGGATGCCGCTTCTGCATCTTCCGACCTTCAAGACGTCGCCCTTTCGGTCGCCCTTAACTATCATATCATTCCAGATAAAGCAAACATTGTCTATCAAACGATTGGCGTGCAATTCAAAGAACGGATTATTGATCCAGCCATTCAGGAAGTAATGAAAGCGGTATCTGCCCGGTATACGGCCGAAGAGCTAATCACAAAGAGACCCGCAGTGAGTACAGAAATGCAAGAGTCATTGACTACTCGATTGCTTGCATCAAACATCTCTGTGGATGCCTTCTCAATTATATCGTTCAGCTTTTCTCAAACATTTACGGATGCAATAGAAGCAAAACAAACTGCTGAACAAAATGCATTGAAGGCCAAAAGAGACTTGGATAGGATAAAGGTAGAAGCCCAACAAACTATAGCTGCCGCAACGGCCGAAGCCGAGGCACTAAGATTACAAAAAATGAATATTTCACCAGATCTGATTGAATTAAGAAAAATTGAAGCTAATCTCAAGGCCATAGAAAAATGGGATGGTATTTTGCCAAAGGTCACGGGAGCTGGAGCTATTCCATTTATTGGAGTAGAGAAAGTGCTGAGTAAGAAATGA
- a CDS encoding YcxB family protein, which translates to MPNMSGRRVPYDLKCNFEELKNIYQLELLELRAFNRKATLKLLLIALPLLLIAIALFSFEFGKHHIIPWYLISGFAGLYFIFRVIILQINSHTVSTRANSKVDKYLKGITRTNLTVFQMSNESLEIYIEGKLESECNWSELNMIIEKEKYFYLSFNKGKIILIPKNAVQPKFYQELLLMAKTKVVI; encoded by the coding sequence ATGCCGAACATGTCTGGGCGAAGGGTGCCATATGATCTGAAGTGTAATTTCGAGGAACTAAAAAATATATATCAACTCGAATTACTTGAACTCAGAGCATTTAATAGGAAAGCGACTTTAAAACTGCTACTAATTGCGTTGCCTTTGCTGTTGATAGCCATAGCTCTATTCAGCTTTGAATTTGGCAAGCATCATATTATTCCATGGTATCTTATCTCTGGTTTTGCTGGTCTGTACTTTATTTTCAGAGTCATTATTCTTCAGATTAATTCTCACACAGTATCTACTAGAGCAAACTCTAAGGTAGATAAATACCTCAAGGGAATCACAAGAACAAATTTGACAGTCTTTCAAATGTCGAATGAATCTTTAGAGATTTATATCGAGGGTAAACTGGAATCTGAATGCAACTGGTCTGAATTGAACATGATAATTGAGAAGGAAAAGTATTTCTATTTATCGTTTAATAAAGGCAAGATTATATTGATTCCTAAAAATGCAGTTCAACCGAAATTCTATCAAGAATTATTGCTTATGGCAAAGACTAAGGTTGTTATCTGA
- a CDS encoding cupin domain-containing protein, giving the protein MNEVEIWQKLMNSTELEKSANHRLVDMVGYEKGSVVTKFILRKKTGTITISSFDAGQCIPVRASPFDHMIQILEGEAEIIIDEASTTLIAGEATVIPAHIWNSIRAKQAFKMLSIIIKSGYEDVSL; this is encoded by the coding sequence TTGAATGAAGTAGAGATATGGCAGAAATTAATGAATAGTACAGAACTCGAGAAATCGGCCAATCATCGACTAGTCGATATGGTTGGATATGAGAAGGGATCGGTGGTCACCAAATTCATCTTGAGAAAAAAAACTGGCACCATAACTATTTCCTCTTTCGATGCGGGCCAGTGTATACCTGTTAGGGCATCTCCCTTCGATCATATGATTCAAATCCTAGAGGGAGAGGCCGAAATTATTATAGACGAGGCTTCTACTACATTGATTGCAGGGGAAGCAACGGTTATTCCAGCTCATATTTGGAACAGTATAAGGGCAAAACAAGCATTCAAAATGTTATCAATCATTATAAAAAGTGGCTACGAAGACGTTAGCCTGTGA
- a CDS encoding DUF1611 domain-containing protein, with translation MKTTALIYYENGFNKSDGSLVHCLVQYSQKYNIVGVLDSTKTGQDVGQLLDGISNGIPIYKSTEYAIKRLNARPECFIYGVSFSGTKVEEKERHIFFEAMKYGMHIINGTSQFFTDDKGFVDYAKKYQVTITDVTKPVPRDQLHNFTGRIQGMSTPVIAILGTDSSIGKCLVAQKLIESFKEEGLLAGFVATGRTGLLLGAKHGVAIDQLTSEFAVGEIEHAILEADEGQFYDLIIIEGQAPLSHPSATSTFAILKGALPDAIIVQHAPKRRHYDTHPDISIQSLQAEIDFIEESAGPYVMAITINQENMLEKEIDDVIEEYEEVFQIPVTDVMTHGCDKLINQICQLFPDLQHLRNSII, from the coding sequence ATGAAAACAACAGCCCTTATTTATTACGAAAACGGATTTAATAAATCAGATGGTAGTCTAGTTCATTGCTTGGTACAGTATTCTCAAAAATATAATATTGTTGGCGTCCTTGATAGCACAAAAACTGGTCAGGATGTTGGGCAATTATTGGATGGCATATCCAACGGAATTCCAATATACAAGAGCACTGAATACGCAATAAAAAGATTGAATGCCCGGCCTGAATGCTTTATCTATGGAGTTTCATTCTCAGGCACCAAAGTGGAAGAAAAAGAAAGGCACATTTTCTTCGAAGCCATGAAGTATGGCATGCATATCATCAATGGAACGTCTCAATTTTTTACTGATGATAAAGGGTTTGTTGATTATGCAAAAAAGTATCAGGTAACAATTACTGATGTGACAAAGCCCGTACCCAGAGATCAACTACATAACTTCACTGGGCGGATTCAAGGCATGAGTACACCGGTTATTGCGATTTTAGGAACGGATAGCAGCATTGGTAAATGTCTTGTAGCTCAGAAATTAATTGAATCATTCAAGGAAGAAGGCCTATTGGCTGGTTTTGTGGCCACAGGGAGGACTGGTTTGCTACTGGGAGCAAAACATGGAGTCGCAATAGATCAATTGACTTCAGAGTTTGCTGTGGGTGAAATAGAACATGCGATTTTAGAGGCTGATGAAGGTCAATTTTATGATCTGATTATTATAGAAGGACAGGCGCCACTTAGTCATCCTTCTGCTACTTCAACTTTTGCTATTCTCAAGGGTGCACTCCCTGATGCTATAATTGTGCAACATGCACCCAAACGAAGGCATTACGATACGCATCCTGATATATCTATCCAATCTCTCCAAGCTGAAATCGATTTCATTGAAGAATCTGCAGGCCCGTATGTAATGGCTATTACGATCAATCAAGAAAACATGTTGGAAAAGGAAATCGATGATGTGATTGAAGAATATGAGGAGGTTTTTCAAATTCCAGTTACTGATGTCATGACTCATGGTTGTGATAAACTTATCAACCAAATTTGCCAATTGTTTCCTGATTTACAGCACCTTAGAAATTCGATTATATAA
- a CDS encoding DUF2062 domain-containing protein, which translates to MTKASKLIEQIRYKFRRNMVAILKSHDSERKVAFSFALGTFISAFPTPGFSGVIVVLLAISFKRLNKFAMILSLLVWNTFTMIPLYWIAGLIGSFAFNHSETVLFKYAWLNTAIQFSKQFLIGGLIVIPPFIFCNYWLILSLVRKIKDRKVNLLSLNTKTSVGWSG; encoded by the coding sequence ATGACCAAAGCAAGCAAGCTCATAGAGCAAATCAGGTACAAATTCAGAAGAAACATGGTAGCCATCCTGAAATCCCATGATTCCGAAAGAAAGGTGGCATTTAGTTTTGCTTTAGGTACGTTTATTTCTGCTTTTCCTACCCCAGGATTTAGTGGCGTTATTGTGGTTTTACTAGCCATTTCTTTTAAAAGACTAAACAAGTTTGCTATGATTTTATCCTTACTTGTATGGAATACTTTTACCATGATACCCTTATATTGGATCGCAGGTCTAATCGGCAGCTTTGCGTTTAATCACTCCGAAACTGTACTCTTCAAATATGCCTGGCTAAATACCGCCATTCAGTTTTCCAAACAATTTTTGATCGGAGGATTGATCGTCATACCACCATTCATTTTTTGCAATTATTGGCTGATTCTTTCCTTAGTAAGGAAAATTAAAGATAGAAAAGTCAATCTATTAAGTTTAAACACTAAGACATCGGTAGGGTGGTCTGGTTAG
- a CDS encoding DUF1611 domain-containing protein yields MKMTALVYSENELGKLDGKVANGLVRYSEKYEIKGVIDSTKNGQDAGEYLDGIKNGVPVFGSIDQAITSLNQTPQFFIYGIAPLEPFLNVKQRNVIISAMQSGMNIVNGLPEFFTDDDEFVQLAIQYGVTLSDIRKPPARKDLHIFTGRIHAVKTPIITVFGTDCAVGKRTTAVKLVEALKGEGIEAVFISTGQTGLLQGSKYGIAVDVLSSGFSTGEVENAILNAVEHENPDIIIVEGQGALSHPAFTSSTAIIRGAIPKAVIVQHPPKRVNHCDYPSIPMPTLASEIHLIETFSNAKVIAITINHEDMTDQEVDQTVLNYEEEYHLPTTDVLKHGCGKLIKKIYEIFPELAKRNQAACLVQK; encoded by the coding sequence ATGAAAATGACTGCATTAGTCTATAGCGAAAATGAGTTAGGAAAACTAGATGGTAAAGTGGCCAATGGCTTGGTGAGATACTCTGAAAAATATGAAATTAAAGGGGTAATAGATAGCACGAAAAATGGACAAGATGCAGGTGAATACCTTGACGGAATAAAAAATGGGGTACCAGTTTTTGGGAGTATTGATCAAGCGATCACATCATTGAATCAAACACCTCAATTTTTCATATACGGCATTGCGCCACTGGAACCATTTCTGAATGTTAAGCAAAGGAATGTAATTATCAGTGCGATGCAATCTGGAATGAATATCGTGAATGGACTACCTGAGTTTTTTACCGATGATGATGAGTTTGTTCAATTGGCTATTCAATATGGTGTGACCTTGAGTGACATTAGAAAACCACCGGCACGAAAAGATCTTCATATTTTTACCGGACGAATTCATGCTGTCAAAACTCCGATCATCACTGTCTTTGGAACTGATTGTGCAGTGGGTAAAAGAACTACAGCCGTCAAATTAGTAGAGGCATTAAAAGGAGAAGGCATTGAGGCTGTTTTTATTTCAACCGGACAAACTGGGTTGCTTCAAGGCTCCAAATACGGGATAGCCGTAGATGTACTGAGTTCTGGATTTTCTACCGGTGAAGTCGAAAACGCTATTCTAAATGCCGTTGAGCATGAAAACCCTGATATAATTATCGTGGAAGGGCAAGGTGCATTGAGTCATCCAGCTTTTACTTCTTCTACCGCCATTATCCGTGGAGCTATCCCCAAAGCCGTTATAGTACAGCATCCTCCTAAAAGAGTTAATCATTGTGATTATCCATCGATTCCTATGCCCACACTGGCCAGTGAGATTCATTTGATTGAAACCTTTTCAAATGCTAAAGTGATTGCCATTACAATCAATCATGAAGATATGACTGATCAGGAAGTGGATCAAACAGTATTGAATTATGAAGAAGAATACCATTTACCCACTACAGATGTACTAAAACATGGGTGTGGGAAATTGATAAAAAAAATATATGAGATATTCCCGGAGCTTGCTAAAAGGAACCAAGCGGCATGTCTAGTCCAGAAATAG
- a CDS encoding alanine/ornithine racemase family PLP-dependent enzyme, giving the protein MSSPEIVIDLEKIASNAHVVKALFGSRGINIFAVTKAVGGDPSLANILVNNGLNFLADSRIANIKRVLDAGVRAKFLLLRTLASEVDSVVKYAEISLNSDIAIIRLLSKAAEKENLIHKIILMIEMGDLREGVMPIDLNGVVRKILRLPNIKLVGIGTNLACFGGIKPNARKMRALSSLAVDLEKRFNISLPIISGGNSANYHWFSKSEILGRINNFRLGESIFLGRETLERIAIPDLHTDAFSLSAEVIETSLKPSLPFGESGLDAFGNKPVFEDIGQIQRAILAIGKLDVQTDQLIPPENMVILGASSDHLIMNTQDKVLKVGDRVSFGLNYGALLSAMCSQTISKKYINANKYRPILQNGGGKRLESQETFSIHQD; this is encoded by the coding sequence ATGTCTAGTCCAGAAATAGTCATCGATTTGGAGAAAATTGCCAGTAACGCCCATGTAGTTAAAGCACTTTTTGGATCTAGGGGAATCAATATTTTTGCTGTCACCAAGGCTGTAGGAGGGGATCCCAGTTTAGCAAATATTCTGGTTAACAATGGACTCAATTTTCTTGCAGATTCAAGGATAGCTAACATCAAACGGGTATTGGATGCTGGAGTACGTGCTAAGTTCCTTTTGCTTAGAACACTGGCTAGCGAAGTGGATTCTGTTGTGAAATATGCCGAAATAAGCTTGAATAGTGACATTGCAATTATTCGGTTATTGTCAAAAGCGGCAGAAAAAGAGAACCTGATTCATAAGATCATTCTGATGATCGAGATGGGAGACCTAAGAGAAGGAGTGATGCCCATCGATCTCAATGGCGTGGTAAGGAAAATACTAAGGTTGCCAAACATTAAGCTGGTCGGAATCGGAACCAATTTAGCCTGTTTTGGAGGGATAAAGCCCAATGCTCGAAAGATGAGAGCACTATCATCATTGGCCGTAGATCTTGAGAAAAGATTCAATATATCATTGCCCATTATCTCAGGTGGCAATTCAGCCAATTATCATTGGTTTTCAAAATCAGAAATATTGGGGAGAATTAACAATTTTCGTTTGGGAGAATCCATATTTCTAGGCCGTGAAACTTTAGAAAGAATAGCCATTCCTGATTTACATACCGATGCTTTTTCGTTGTCTGCTGAGGTCATAGAAACAAGTCTTAAGCCCTCTCTTCCCTTTGGAGAGTCTGGTTTAGATGCGTTCGGCAATAAGCCTGTTTTTGAAGATATAGGCCAGATACAACGAGCCATTTTAGCTATAGGTAAGTTGGATGTGCAGACGGATCAATTAATACCCCCTGAAAATATGGTCATACTTGGTGCCAGCAGTGACCATTTAATTATGAATACCCAAGATAAAGTGCTGAAGGTGGGAGACAGAGTCAGTTTTGGTCTAAATTATGGAGCCTTGCTTTCAGCTATGTGCTCACAAACAATTTCTAAAAAATATATCAATGCGAATAAATACCGACCAATATTGCAAAATGGTGGAGGAAAAAGACTTGAATCACAAGAAACTTTTTCCATCCATCAAGATTAG
- a CDS encoding M15 family metallopeptidase produces MKSLLGAGFNLVYEPSMKENYRYLVREPIFEKIGRISRALDEDHKRLIIRSVWRSFDHQKMLWDECVALQLKKHPDMGIDEIHSIVSYFIAPEKESTHTTGGAVDALIYDLKADCVMDFGTNDGLKIDLNKKCYPYHPEVSTEAKENRALLIGLFEAEDFVVDLKEYWHFDFGNAGWALEKGKDEAFYGIIEGEPEIV; encoded by the coding sequence ATGAAGAGTTTATTGGGTGCGGGATTCAATTTGGTCTATGAGCCATCTATGAAAGAGAACTACAGGTATTTGGTACGTGAGCCTATTTTTGAAAAAATAGGGAGAATTAGTCGGGCGCTGGATGAAGACCATAAACGTTTGATTATCCGCTCGGTATGGAGATCTTTCGATCACCAAAAAATGTTGTGGGATGAATGTGTTGCTCTCCAGCTTAAAAAGCATCCAGATATGGGAATTGATGAAATTCATAGCATCGTTTCTTATTTCATTGCGCCGGAAAAGGAATCAACACATACAACAGGTGGAGCGGTAGATGCGCTTATCTATGATCTGAAGGCAGACTGTGTGATGGATTTCGGAACCAACGATGGATTGAAAATTGACCTGAATAAAAAGTGTTATCCATATCATCCGGAAGTATCAACGGAAGCGAAGGAAAATAGAGCACTTCTTATAGGTCTTTTTGAAGCAGAGGATTTTGTAGTGGACTTGAAAGAATACTGGCATTTTGATTTTGGAAATGCTGGATGGGCACTGGAGAAGGGAAAAGATGAAGCCTTTTATGGTATTATAGAAGGCGAGCCAGAGATTGTCTAA